In a single window of the Desulfovibrio mangrovi genome:
- a CDS encoding glycosyltransferase, with translation MRILMLCADWGIPVGGNAGSSVHFRSLARAFADLGHEVRSVVTNGGGDAVLPVPVITVPHGTVWPRMRNGVERLRWRAVRPQPVAGKVVPQTDEASQDRVHANASAENPAGKPADKQKGSLLGRLYYERLPAVVHLAEELVWHRKRFAQTVRGVCEQWRPDFVYERYALCQTGGLRVAEALDIPLFLEVNSPLHDERCRRGLPLGFRALARRDEQRLWARADRVFCVSEALKTRIEPLRQRGGEVFVTPNGVDTTMFTLDRRAGALRRRLGLEGETLVGWLGALSPERGAEEFVSIMAGVLAQRNDVHAVLIGAGPMEAELKRRTAELGCAGRMHFTGGVAHEEVPSLLADLDIAAAPYPKLPNFYFSPMKLYEYMASGLPVVAGNMGQIEAVVEHGATGLLLPPQDQEAWVHEIVALCDDHERRAELGARARERALAFGSWQGNASLILEQAQGFCGRSA, from the coding sequence ATGCGAATCCTCATGCTGTGTGCTGATTGGGGCATCCCCGTGGGCGGCAATGCGGGGTCGTCCGTTCACTTCCGCTCCCTTGCAAGGGCTTTTGCAGATCTGGGGCACGAGGTGCGCAGCGTCGTTACCAACGGCGGCGGTGATGCTGTGTTGCCGGTGCCTGTCATAACTGTGCCGCATGGTACTGTCTGGCCAAGAATGCGTAATGGTGTCGAACGGTTGAGGTGGCGTGCGGTGCGCCCGCAACCTGTTGCCGGAAAGGTTGTTCCGCAGACGGATGAGGCATCGCAAGACAGAGTGCACGCGAACGCATCCGCTGAAAATCCCGCTGGCAAGCCCGCTGACAAACAGAAAGGCTCGCTTCTTGGCCGTCTGTATTATGAAAGGCTGCCTGCCGTAGTGCACCTTGCGGAAGAGCTTGTCTGGCATCGTAAGCGGTTTGCCCAAACCGTTCGCGGCGTGTGTGAGCAGTGGCGTCCGGACTTCGTGTACGAGCGGTATGCGCTTTGTCAGACTGGCGGCCTGCGCGTTGCTGAAGCTCTGGATATTCCGCTGTTTCTTGAGGTCAATTCGCCGCTTCATGACGAGCGATGCCGACGTGGGCTTCCCCTTGGCTTTAGAGCCTTGGCCCGTCGGGACGAACAGCGGTTGTGGGCGCGGGCGGACAGGGTCTTCTGCGTATCCGAGGCCCTCAAGACGCGCATCGAACCGTTGCGTCAAAGGGGCGGGGAAGTCTTTGTTACCCCGAACGGCGTGGACACCACCATGTTTACGCTTGACCGGAGAGCGGGAGCATTGCGCCGCAGGCTGGGCTTGGAGGGTGAGACGCTGGTCGGCTGGCTCGGAGCGTTATCGCCTGAGCGGGGGGCGGAAGAGTTTGTTTCCATCATGGCCGGTGTATTGGCTCAGCGGAATGACGTGCATGCCGTTCTCATTGGCGCGGGGCCGATGGAGGCGGAGTTGAAACGCCGGACTGCCGAGCTTGGATGCGCCGGAAGGATGCACTTTACCGGAGGGGTGGCGCATGAGGAAGTTCCGTCTTTGCTGGCGGACCTTGATATCGCGGCGGCTCCTTATCCCAAGTTGCCCAATTTCTATTTTTCACCAATGAAATTATATGAATACATGGCAAGTGGCCTACCCGTGGTTGCCGGAAATATGGGCCAGATTGAGGCTGTGGTGGAACACGGGGCAACCGGTTTGCTGCTGCCGCCTCAGGATCAGGAAGCATGGGTGCATGAGATCGTTGCGCTGTGTGATGACCATGAACGCAGGGCTGAACTGGGTGCCCGCGCACGGGAGCGGGCTTTGGCCTTCGGCTCGTGGCAGGGGAATGCCTCGTTGATTCTTGAGCAGGCACAGGGCTTTTGCGGGAGGTCTGCATGA
- a CDS encoding glycosyltransferase produces the protein MHPEQTHFRGPVLFYASLYPGTWNPVHGLFVYELRRALSRLCAVPAIVPENGWRRLFASQPPFSFAAEGEQDVLRPTFWSIPKIGSRWAGRMMAACTRRSFRWSLSCNPVLVHAHYAYPEAEAAATLADEAGLPLVVTVHGSDINMLASCPVRGERIVRTLLKADAVVGVSRALCEKVRSLGIDQTKVFHIPNGVDLNCFRPQAAETDTLADSIDSLVRGKRVILAVGRLEPVKGFDKLLKAVAMLDQDCALVIAGEGSQLDRLQEQAELLDMRGRVHFLGAISREELAAWYRKAMVLAVSSHSEGWPTIIYEALACETPVVAPAVGGIREILHSPSLGVLLSDNAPRTLAQGLRDALATRWDGAQLYAEAERNSWDAIAAMYVEIYRKVA, from the coding sequence ATGCATCCGGAACAGACACATTTCAGGGGGCCGGTGCTGTTTTATGCCTCACTGTATCCGGGGACTTGGAATCCCGTTCACGGACTCTTTGTGTATGAGCTGCGCAGGGCGCTTTCCCGCTTGTGCGCCGTTCCCGCCATCGTTCCGGAGAACGGCTGGCGCAGGTTGTTCGCATCGCAGCCTCCCTTTTCCTTTGCGGCAGAAGGGGAGCAGGATGTGCTTCGCCCCACGTTCTGGAGCATCCCCAAGATCGGCTCCCGTTGGGCGGGACGCATGATGGCAGCCTGCACCCGCAGGAGTTTTCGGTGGTCTCTCTCGTGCAATCCTGTTTTGGTGCATGCCCATTATGCCTATCCGGAAGCGGAGGCTGCAGCCACGTTGGCGGATGAGGCGGGATTGCCTCTGGTTGTGACCGTGCACGGGTCGGACATCAACATGCTCGCATCCTGCCCCGTCCGGGGAGAGCGCATTGTACGAACATTATTGAAGGCTGATGCCGTGGTCGGCGTTTCGAGGGCGTTGTGCGAGAAAGTCCGCTCTCTGGGTATTGATCAGACAAAGGTGTTTCATATTCCCAACGGCGTAGACCTGAACTGTTTCCGCCCGCAAGCTGCGGAGACGGACACGTTGGCGGATAGCATCGACTCTCTCGTCAGGGGAAAGCGGGTCATTCTCGCAGTAGGCAGGCTGGAACCGGTCAAGGGCTTCGACAAGCTGCTGAAGGCGGTTGCCATGCTTGATCAGGATTGTGCGTTGGTCATTGCCGGTGAAGGAAGCCAGCTCGACCGTCTGCAGGAACAGGCCGAGTTGCTGGACATGCGTGGGCGGGTTCATTTCCTCGGAGCGATTTCGCGTGAAGAGCTTGCCGCATGGTATCGCAAGGCGATGGTTCTGGCTGTTTCGAGTCATAGCGAGGGCTGGCCCACGATTATTTATGAGGCCCTTGCCTGCGAAACGCCTGTTGTTGCGCCGGCTGTGGGCGGCATCAGAGAGATTTTGCACTCCCCCTCCCTCGGCGTGCTGCTTTCTGACAACGCGCCTCGTACGCTTGCGCAGGGACTGCGTGATGCCCTTGCGACCCGATGGGACGGCGCTCAGCTGTATGCCGAGGCGGAGCGCAATTCCTGGGACGCCATTGCTGCAATGTATGTCGAAATTTACCGGAAGGTGGCATGA
- a CDS encoding flippase yields the protein MGLLHKIWDGVWTGTVASIYEALMKIPRMMVMTRILGPEWYGLLGLFGMARDVAGTFAQLGTGDAIIHHLAAAKAADDTERMGATLGAAGIIRLCTLFVLVLGVVLFRAEFVELAQDLPALASVRPDTLELIIVLLTIGVAVQIIEGPFGNALQGAQAWRALLVVRIINITASTILAIAAALLGLHLIGIVAAQQVGFIITAGVVFWFYLRYVRSTLKSPTFRQSLAEMRPVLLFALPLVLGQLFRYIYTYTDQLMLAAIGKAVAELSYYEVARNAAGMLAFVPTLLRSVMFPAASEFKVGRSLSELEALFAFMSKHLCWIMAPLALWMTAVSSLAIRVVAGEQYAVAAPALSWLAALMVINGFGVSLFTCLVGALGRTREQFVIEASGGGLNVALNYLLIPEYGFMGAVYATVTVKALGLMLGSFLLSRHMRLLFPARQALVCLVSATALGGVLWCAMQLSDWLVFLLLPFVAAGYLWSTVRFGVLDAQDLEYVNRLAGKLLARVAVLQGFVTRHAVPVMDKYRI from the coding sequence ATGGGTTTGCTGCACAAGATTTGGGACGGCGTCTGGACGGGGACGGTTGCCTCCATCTACGAGGCATTGATGAAAATCCCCCGCATGATGGTCATGACACGCATTCTCGGACCGGAATGGTACGGCCTGCTGGGGTTGTTCGGCATGGCACGGGATGTGGCGGGCACCTTTGCCCAACTGGGAACGGGAGACGCCATCATCCATCACCTTGCAGCAGCCAAGGCCGCTGATGATACCGAGCGGATGGGGGCAACGCTCGGCGCTGCGGGCATTATCCGGCTTTGCACCCTGTTTGTGCTTGTGCTGGGGGTGGTCCTTTTCAGGGCAGAGTTCGTGGAATTGGCGCAGGATTTGCCAGCGCTGGCTTCCGTCCGTCCTGATACGCTTGAACTGATCATCGTCCTGTTGACGATCGGGGTTGCCGTTCAGATTATCGAAGGCCCCTTCGGCAATGCGCTGCAAGGAGCGCAGGCCTGGCGAGCACTTCTGGTTGTCCGTATTATCAATATTACCGCTTCAACCATTCTTGCCATTGCAGCTGCTCTTCTCGGGCTGCATCTGATCGGCATTGTGGCCGCACAGCAAGTGGGGTTCATCATTACTGCCGGCGTGGTTTTCTGGTTTTATCTGCGTTACGTCCGTTCCACGTTGAAAAGCCCGACCTTCAGGCAGAGTCTGGCCGAAATGCGCCCGGTATTGCTTTTCGCCCTGCCCTTGGTTCTGGGGCAGCTGTTCCGGTATATCTATACATACACCGACCAGTTGATGCTGGCAGCCATAGGCAAGGCCGTGGCGGAGCTCAGCTACTATGAGGTTGCAAGAAACGCTGCCGGCATGCTGGCCTTTGTGCCCACCTTGCTGCGAAGCGTCATGTTTCCCGCAGCATCGGAATTCAAGGTGGGGCGGAGTCTGAGCGAGCTTGAGGCGCTGTTCGCCTTCATGTCCAAGCACCTGTGCTGGATCATGGCGCCTCTTGCCCTGTGGATGACCGCCGTTTCCTCCTTGGCGATCCGTGTTGTCGCGGGGGAACAGTATGCTGTTGCGGCTCCGGCGCTTTCCTGGCTCGCGGCGCTCATGGTCATCAACGGATTCGGCGTTTCGTTGTTCACGTGTCTTGTGGGTGCGCTGGGCAGAACCCGCGAGCAGTTCGTCATTGAAGCTTCCGGTGGCGGTTTGAATGTCGCTCTGAACTACCTGCTGATCCCGGAATATGGCTTCATGGGCGCGGTATACGCAACCGTGACTGTGAAAGCATTGGGACTCATGCTCGGCTCCTTCCTTCTTTCCCGCCACATGCGCCTTTTGTTTCCTGCCCGTCAGGCTCTGGTCTGTCTGGTCTCGGCGACTGCCTTGGGCGGGGTGCTTTGGTGTGCCATGCAACTCTCCGACTGGCTGGTCTTTCTTCTTCTGCCGTTTGTGGCGGCGGGATACCTGTGGAGTACCGTACGGTTCGGCGTGCTGGACGCGCAGGATCTTGAGTATGTCAACCGCCTTGCCGGCAAGTTGCTTGCGCGTGTTGCCGTGTTGCAGGGGTTTGTCACACGGCACGCTGTGCCCGTGATGGATAAATACAGAATCTAG
- a CDS encoding PBS lyase, whose protein sequence is MTLPISGAELVLFSTAGMAARMTGGRRDRLRSMLADGPDMAFPMLRVKSEDCAAVLLCCSMGQDLVYLNGLPVGIPARAMHGLGNMLKALWRTAVNAPPVSLADEQAVRLDNMLVLRLPSSMTVAWENVLKLRMMDVSPMLLPVFSDMAALEKALDAMPEGAVGGEYLALNAQGNVVRRFKDTELRVSERTESVERGVEDRIHALGLALTRFVVPEGSCVPVESGCQPQRGDVWSFFDPQDGGFRLWGWRWDTGIVLEALAVAARESGDTAILDAAIAVGNRMLGCQLTAPDCAGGFPEWVDFRYSESDSIITEWVAPFNAAFIAAGLGELADTVGGAEGARYASAAAAGYDCLATKGLTGQGGLFGYYFTSSGRWQYLGQINDSFIAGRGLSRCAVESREHYAAIAARMALYMTGKAQQPDGHVRRAWHDPVGAAPVGAPLFPEWNEFPDRVVEKIFLRGQAWALFGLAGVCRLLRGLESDDAVCIRERTATLVRYLLQVQRENGSWLYSQLQEELGECVKGTAAIASALAEYAAVTGDSTVLSAIRRALDYLERSSAGNVVPSSLAVLPMDSSEEGGIIYYRNRPMVCAYAGALELLARVRLARLEETA, encoded by the coding sequence ATGACGCTTCCTATCTCCGGGGCGGAACTCGTCCTGTTCTCAACTGCCGGCATGGCCGCCAGAATGACCGGCGGAAGGCGGGATCGGTTGCGGAGCATGCTTGCCGACGGTCCCGACATGGCTTTTCCCATGCTGCGTGTGAAGTCTGAGGACTGCGCAGCCGTGCTCCTTTGTTGTTCCATGGGGCAGGACTTGGTGTACCTGAACGGGCTGCCGGTTGGAATACCCGCCCGTGCCATGCACGGTCTCGGGAACATGTTGAAGGCTCTCTGGAGAACCGCTGTCAACGCCCCGCCCGTATCTCTTGCAGACGAACAGGCTGTCAGGCTGGACAACATGCTGGTTCTTCGCTTGCCGTCATCCATGACCGTGGCGTGGGAGAACGTGCTCAAACTGCGGATGATGGATGTGTCACCAATGCTGCTGCCGGTGTTTTCCGATATGGCGGCTCTGGAGAAGGCGCTTGATGCGATGCCGGAGGGGGCTGTCGGTGGTGAGTACCTTGCCTTGAATGCGCAGGGGAATGTGGTCCGCAGGTTCAAGGATACTGAACTCCGCGTTTCTGAGCGTACGGAGTCCGTTGAGCGTGGCGTGGAAGACCGGATTCACGCTCTAGGGCTTGCTCTTACACGCTTTGTCGTACCGGAGGGGAGCTGTGTTCCTGTTGAAAGCGGCTGCCAGCCGCAACGGGGGGATGTGTGGTCGTTCTTTGATCCGCAGGATGGCGGCTTCCGGCTGTGGGGCTGGCGATGGGACACCGGCATAGTCCTTGAGGCGCTTGCAGTGGCTGCCCGGGAAAGCGGCGATACGGCCATCCTTGATGCCGCGATTGCTGTCGGCAATCGCATGCTGGGCTGCCAGCTCACGGCCCCTGACTGCGCCGGAGGTTTCCCCGAGTGGGTCGACTTCCGGTATTCGGAAAGCGACTCGATTATTACCGAGTGGGTGGCGCCCTTCAATGCCGCGTTCATTGCGGCCGGTCTTGGCGAGCTTGCCGATACGGTGGGCGGTGCCGAAGGCGCACGCTATGCTTCGGCCGCAGCGGCAGGGTATGATTGCCTTGCAACCAAGGGGTTGACCGGTCAGGGGGGGCTGTTCGGGTACTATTTCACCTCATCGGGCCGCTGGCAGTATCTGGGCCAGATCAACGATTCCTTCATAGCGGGGCGTGGTCTTTCCCGCTGTGCCGTCGAGTCGCGGGAACACTATGCGGCTATTGCCGCGCGCATGGCTCTGTATATGACCGGCAAGGCGCAGCAGCCGGACGGGCATGTCCGCCGCGCATGGCATGATCCCGTAGGGGCCGCTCCCGTGGGAGCCCCCTTGTTTCCTGAATGGAACGAGTTTCCTGACAGGGTGGTTGAAAAGATTTTTCTGCGCGGTCAGGCATGGGCGCTCTTCGGTCTTGCGGGTGTGTGCAGGCTGCTGCGGGGCTTGGAGTCTGACGACGCCGTATGCATCCGCGAGCGGACCGCGACGCTTGTCCGCTATCTGCTGCAGGTGCAGCGCGAAAATGGTTCATGGTTGTACAGCCAGCTGCAGGAGGAACTTGGGGAATGCGTGAAGGGGACGGCGGCGATAGCCTCGGCCCTTGCGGAGTATGCTGCCGTGACCGGTGATAGCACGGTGCTGTCCGCCATACGTCGCGCCCTCGATTATCTTGAACGTTCCAGTGCCGGTAACGTGGTTCCATCCTCGCTTGCGGTGTTGCCCATGGACAGCTCCGAAGAAGGGGGAATCATTTATTACCGGAACAGGCCCATGGTCTGCGCCTACGCAGGAGCGCTGGAACTGTTGGCTCGCGTGCGTCTGGCCAGGCTGGAGGAAACGGCATGA
- a CDS encoding GNAT family N-acetyltransferase, which translates to MHDELRALMPEERPIWDAYVNRHPAAGPYHRTAWLEAVRRAYGFSSVPLSLWRKGALVGVMPLVRHAVPGRNPVFTSLPFCDFGDALADSLELVVKLRAHALELARGAGCALELRRPVDNREEGTHGVAALDEDEQTAHGAETDPQKVLMRLPLATTSEVLWQSFRSKLRNQVNRPVKKGMACRIGGAELIEPFYGIYARNMRDLGSPPHARTWFEEVAAGYGDDARVFVVYQASGLPVAASVLLLNGTSATVPWSSSLREWNAQCPNMLLYWSMLEYAAQNGYGLFDFGRSTPGEGTYRFKAQWGAEPVALRWERHSPDGSMDVATGSGKGSASRRWAVACWQRLPVAVSTLAGSVLRRYISL; encoded by the coding sequence ATGCATGATGAGTTAAGAGCATTGATGCCGGAAGAGCGGCCGATCTGGGATGCCTATGTAAACCGGCATCCGGCTGCCGGTCCGTACCACCGTACTGCCTGGCTGGAGGCTGTCCGGCGTGCGTATGGCTTTTCTTCCGTTCCTTTGAGCTTGTGGAGGAAGGGGGCGCTCGTCGGCGTTATGCCTCTGGTCCGTCATGCGGTTCCCGGGCGTAATCCTGTTTTTACCTCACTTCCCTTCTGTGACTTCGGTGATGCGTTGGCTGATTCGTTGGAACTTGTTGTGAAGTTACGGGCGCATGCCCTTGAGCTGGCTCGCGGCGCAGGGTGCGCCCTGGAGCTCCGGCGGCCGGTAGATAACAGGGAAGAGGGGACGCATGGCGTCGCAGCCCTCGACGAAGATGAACAGACGGCACATGGCGCGGAAACTGATCCGCAAAAGGTGCTTATGCGTCTACCGCTTGCCACAACATCCGAGGTGTTATGGCAGTCTTTTCGATCCAAACTGCGCAATCAGGTGAACCGTCCCGTGAAAAAGGGAATGGCATGTCGGATTGGTGGAGCCGAGTTGATCGAACCATTTTATGGAATCTATGCCCGTAATATGCGGGACCTCGGGTCGCCTCCTCATGCACGGACATGGTTTGAGGAAGTTGCCGCCGGGTACGGAGACGATGCAAGAGTGTTCGTGGTGTATCAAGCTTCAGGGCTGCCCGTGGCGGCATCGGTGCTGTTGCTCAACGGCACTTCGGCAACTGTGCCGTGGTCTTCCTCCCTGCGTGAGTGGAATGCACAGTGTCCGAATATGCTCCTCTACTGGAGCATGCTCGAATATGCGGCGCAGAACGGCTATGGCCTTTTTGATTTCGGCCGTTCCACTCCCGGAGAGGGAACCTACCGTTTCAAGGCGCAATGGGGGGCGGAGCCGGTTGCCTTACGCTGGGAGCGGCATTCTCCCGATGGAAGCATGGACGTAGCTACCGGAAGTGGAAAGGGCTCTGCATCCCGCAGGTGGGCCGTGGCTTGCTGGCAGAGGTTGCCTGTTGCTGTCTCAACTTTGGCGGGCAGTGTGCTGCGCCGTTACATATCTTTATAG
- a CDS encoding glycosyltransferase family 4 protein, whose translation MRIVHVCKFFYPVVTGVTAYVHSLSSTLARRGHEVTVLTWGDADEQTLMNGFRVVRVDKGNRDGLAAALTALAGEHGVDVVNTHGIWEHVPVVSEWCRQHAAPHVVTMHGTWMFLHTTDAYATLKGKVWYGIVYRKFLWPRIMRRAAAAVVLNAQEQGLAEGWAVPEGKIHRIPNAVDTSLFVPVAQSAADTGTSPQLWPHFRAADGALRVMFVGALQRQKGVFTVLGAAKRLKASGVPVHWAVCGRGPDEQQLRAEIAANGLETCVTLAGAVAREHMPQAYRDADVVVLPSFGEPFGTVYLEAMASGIPCVGCRSGGTPEIIREGEAGYLIEYDDDQALADRIAKLAADADLRRRMGDAGRKRAEEFFAWDAVTTRLEGVYAQVIS comes from the coding sequence ATGAGAATCGTGCATGTATGCAAATTCTTTTATCCGGTGGTGACAGGCGTTACGGCCTATGTGCACAGCCTTTCCTCAACGCTTGCCCGCAGAGGGCACGAGGTAACCGTGCTTACGTGGGGCGATGCTGATGAGCAGACCCTTATGAACGGCTTTCGTGTTGTTCGCGTGGACAAAGGCAACAGGGACGGGCTCGCAGCGGCGTTGACGGCTCTGGCCGGAGAGCATGGCGTGGATGTGGTGAACACCCACGGCATATGGGAGCATGTTCCTGTGGTGTCAGAGTGGTGCAGGCAACATGCTGCGCCGCATGTGGTGACCATGCACGGTACATGGATGTTTCTGCATACGACGGACGCGTATGCGACCCTGAAGGGCAAAGTCTGGTACGGTATCGTGTACCGGAAATTCCTGTGGCCCCGCATCATGCGCAGAGCGGCTGCCGCAGTGGTGCTGAATGCGCAGGAGCAAGGGCTTGCCGAAGGCTGGGCGGTGCCGGAAGGGAAGATTCATCGCATCCCCAACGCGGTGGATACCTCGTTGTTTGTTCCCGTTGCGCAATCCGCTGCGGATACTGGCACAAGCCCGCAGCTCTGGCCGCATTTCAGGGCGGCTGATGGGGCGTTGCGGGTCATGTTTGTCGGAGCATTGCAGCGGCAGAAAGGGGTATTCACCGTCCTCGGGGCGGCAAAACGGCTCAAGGCTTCGGGTGTGCCGGTTCACTGGGCGGTATGCGGCAGGGGGCCGGATGAGCAGCAGCTGCGGGCCGAGATCGCCGCCAACGGTCTGGAGACCTGCGTTACGCTGGCAGGCGCTGTTGCCCGCGAGCATATGCCGCAGGCCTACCGCGATGCGGATGTTGTCGTGCTTCCGTCGTTTGGTGAACCCTTCGGGACGGTCTATCTTGAGGCTATGGCCTCAGGAATTCCCTGTGTGGGCTGCAGAAGCGGCGGTACGCCCGAGATCATCCGCGAGGGGGAGGCCGGCTACCTGATTGAGTATGATGACGATCAGGCCTTGGCCGACAGGATTGCAAAGCTTGCCGCCGATGCGGATCTGCGCAGGCGGATGGGGGATGCGGGCAGAAAACGGGCGGAAGAATTCTTTGCATGGGACGCGGTAACCACGCGTCTTGAGGGGGTCTATGCGCAGGTTATCAGCTGA
- a CDS encoding TIGR03087 family PEP-CTERM/XrtA system glycosyltransferase: MTLDKVPADIRPAVEGHRGDILMLCHRIPYPPDKGDKIRSYNMLLHLVRSGWRVHLGALVDDPADMEHCETLKALCASVMLVPVSSFGSKLISFFGVLRGNSMSVEYFRSAQLQRWVDEKAASLRLRAVLCVCAPMAEYVFRSPALSSSSRPSARAESRHLKLLMDFMDVDSEKWRDYAASAGFPMRHVYGLEAALLRRYEQKIAARFHHVLFVSEDEAGVFRERVCAAEGVSGLSNGVDMDTFAAMPPVRNHRMFFCGAMSYLPNVDAVEWFARSVFPLVREVLPDAEFFVVGSNPASRVQHLAAIDGVTVTGKVPDVRLYARDAALCVVPLRIARGLQNKVLEAMAMARPVVATPEAVTGIAGRANHDFVVERADAEAFSSAVLALLREPERAEAVGRNGRRVVEEKYRWSSCLKGLDDLLQ; this comes from the coding sequence ATGACGTTGGATAAGGTCCCGGCAGACATCCGGCCAGCAGTGGAGGGCCATCGCGGGGATATTCTCATGTTGTGCCACCGTATCCCCTATCCTCCGGATAAGGGGGACAAGATTCGGTCGTATAATATGCTGCTGCATCTCGTGCGCTCCGGCTGGCGGGTGCATCTCGGGGCGCTGGTGGATGATCCGGCCGACATGGAGCATTGCGAAACCCTGAAGGCTTTGTGCGCTTCTGTGATGCTGGTTCCCGTTTCCTCTTTCGGCAGCAAGCTGATCAGCTTCTTCGGTGTGCTGCGGGGCAACTCCATGAGCGTGGAATATTTCCGCAGTGCGCAATTGCAGCGGTGGGTTGATGAGAAGGCCGCGTCTTTGCGGCTGCGCGCGGTATTGTGTGTATGCGCTCCCATGGCCGAGTATGTTTTCCGGAGTCCGGCTCTTTCATCTTCCTCCCGCCCCTCGGCCCGGGCAGAGAGCAGACACCTGAAGCTGCTGATGGATTTCATGGATGTCGATTCAGAAAAGTGGCGGGATTACGCAGCGTCTGCCGGTTTTCCCATGCGGCATGTGTATGGATTGGAGGCGGCGTTGCTTCGGCGCTATGAGCAGAAGATCGCCGCAAGGTTCCACCATGTTCTGTTTGTTTCGGAGGACGAAGCCGGGGTGTTTCGTGAGCGGGTTTGTGCCGCGGAGGGGGTTTCCGGGCTTTCGAACGGTGTTGATATGGATACCTTCGCGGCAATGCCTCCTGTGCGGAACCACAGAATGTTTTTTTGCGGCGCCATGAGCTACCTGCCGAATGTTGACGCTGTGGAGTGGTTTGCCCGTTCTGTTTTTCCTCTGGTTCGGGAAGTGCTGCCGGATGCGGAATTTTTCGTCGTGGGCAGCAATCCTGCATCGCGCGTCCAGCATCTGGCTGCGATTGACGGGGTGACGGTGACGGGCAAGGTGCCGGATGTGCGGCTCTATGCTCGTGATGCGGCTCTTTGTGTTGTGCCGTTGCGTATCGCACGGGGATTACAGAACAAGGTGCTTGAGGCCATGGCGATGGCAAGGCCGGTTGTTGCAACGCCGGAGGCAGTGACCGGCATTGCGGGCAGGGCGAATCATGACTTTGTGGTTGAAAGGGCGGATGCCGAGGCGTTTTCAAGCGCTGTTCTTGCGCTGCTCAGGGAGCCTGAGCGCGCAGAGGCTGTCGGGAGAAACGGCCGCAGGGTTGTTGAAGAGAAGTATCGGTGGTCATCCTGCCTCAAGGGGTTGGACGATCTGCTTCAATGA
- a CDS encoding glycosyltransferase codes for MSDHAMPVSSLRVGYLLRTFPILSETFVTGEIRGIGRRTGFVPYVCSLYRPAPEHAGGWDESADGPVTWFRDLDKSRLPEMVGYHSGKVLRHPFRQLRFWLDQGLELPNADRCKLAIIAMEVQRARIRHMHTHFAWEHVDYLRALKMLTGIPFSVTVHAADIFIDPAVAAHRLQDAAFVTTISDYNRNMLIERLGLPQERVHVVRCGIDWLEEMPGAADATGDEGAEEAPLRILSVGRMVEKKGFDTLLSALQALRENGVKFEAEIIGNGPLQPDLERQAAATGLGDMVRFSGALPSTTVLERVRACDVFALCCREAANGDMDGIPVVLMEAMACGKPVVTSRISGIPELVDEQCGFLSQPDDPAQVAAFLGSLAGNRALGRTMGAAGVRKVRAQYLRSRQVDDLLNLISGLQGGC; via the coding sequence TTGTCTGATCATGCCATGCCTGTCTCTTCCCTGCGTGTAGGATACCTGCTTCGGACATTTCCCATTCTTTCGGAGACGTTTGTCACTGGCGAGATACGGGGGATCGGCAGGCGCACCGGCTTCGTGCCCTATGTCTGCTCGCTGTATCGTCCTGCGCCGGAACATGCAGGGGGGTGGGATGAGAGTGCGGACGGCCCCGTAACGTGGTTCCGCGATCTGGATAAATCCAGACTGCCGGAAATGGTCGGCTATCATAGCGGCAAAGTGTTGCGGCATCCTTTCCGGCAGTTGCGATTCTGGCTGGACCAAGGCCTTGAGTTGCCAAATGCCGACAGATGCAAGCTGGCTATAATCGCCATGGAAGTGCAGCGTGCCAGGATACGGCACATGCATACCCACTTCGCCTGGGAGCATGTTGATTACCTACGTGCCCTGAAGATGCTGACAGGCATTCCGTTCAGCGTGACCGTGCATGCGGCGGACATCTTCATCGATCCGGCGGTGGCAGCCCACCGCCTGCAGGATGCCGCGTTTGTCACGACTATCAGCGACTACAACCGGAACATGCTGATTGAGCGACTTGGTCTGCCTCAGGAGAGGGTGCACGTGGTGCGTTGCGGCATAGATTGGCTTGAAGAAATGCCGGGGGCAGCGGATGCGACTGGCGATGAGGGGGCGGAGGAAGCCCCGCTGCGCATACTCAGTGTGGGACGTATGGTCGAGAAAAAGGGGTTCGATACCCTTTTGTCCGCGTTGCAGGCATTGCGCGAGAACGGCGTAAAGTTTGAGGCCGAAATTATCGGTAACGGACCGTTGCAACCGGATCTGGAGCGGCAGGCTGCTGCGACTGGTCTGGGGGATATGGTGCGTTTTTCCGGCGCGCTGCCTTCCACCACGGTGCTGGAGCGTGTGCGAGCCTGTGATGTCTTTGCGCTCTGCTGCAGGGAGGCGGCCAACGGCGACATGGACGGCATTCCCGTGGTGCTCATGGAAGCCATGGCATGCGGCAAGCCCGTGGTTACCAGCCGCATCAGCGGTATTCCGGAATTGGTGGATGAGCAGTGCGGTTTTCTTTCGCAACCGGATGACCCCGCGCAGGTGGCGGCGTTTCTCGGTAGTCTGGCCGGAAACAGGGCGCTGGGAAGGACCATGGGAGCGGCGGGAGTGCGCAAGGTCAGAGCGCAATACCTGCGGAGCAGGCAAGTGGACGATCTGCTGAACCTGATATCCGGTTTGCAGGGAGGCTGCTGA